The region CAAAAATTCCTCGGATTGATGGTGTGAATTTAAAGTATTGTAAATAGAAATCGATACCAAAACCTATTTCATAATAATAGGTGTTTTTTGTCATTCTAAATTGTCCACTATGGTTGTCTTCAGTGTTATTTTCATTACTATTAAGATTTAAAGACATAGACACACCTCCTGTAATAAAAGGTTTAAAATTATTAAGTCGTTTAGCAGAGAGCTTAATTATTAAAGGTAAATGTATGTAGGTCGATTTTACTTCTCTTTTAAGATCGTCGGCATCATATGTATAATTAAGATTGGTAAAATATTCTTCTGGGAATATTAAATCTCTGTTTGTAATATATAGTCCAGGTTCAAAACGGAGGTCGAAATAATCGTTAATTCTCATATTTCCTAAAAGACCCACACTAAAACCTATACTTTTTTCTATTTGGATCTGTGGGGCTTCTTTTTCATCATTACCATCTTCATATTCAAAGTCAAATCCGTAATTGTTAAATCCTAAGAAATAACCGTAACTAAATCTGTCTTTATCAAAATTTTGATTGTTTAAAATCTTTTCACGCGTAAAAAGTTGCGCAAAACTAGATTGTGAAATCAGGAAAAGAAATATAACTACAACTAATTTTTTCATATTACTGTTTAGATGATGTATAAATGGTAGCGACTCCAAATGTTTGTGGGTAATCTTTCACATTAATAAACCCAATTTTCTTTAAAATATTGTTTAACGCTTCGCCGTGAGGAAAAACAGCAGCAGAATCACTTAAATATTTGTAAGCACTTTTGTCTTTAGAAAACAGTTTGCCAATAAACGGCATAATGTTATTTGTATATAATTTATAGCCTTGTTTAAATGGGGTTTTAACAGGAACAGATGTCTCTAAAATAACAAAAATACCATTAGGTTTAAGTACACGAAGAATTTCTGCCAGTCCTTTTTCTAGCGTTTCAAAATTACGAACACCAAAAGCAACAGTAATCGCATCAAAAGTATTATCGGCAAACGGCATATTTTCAGAATCTCCCAGAATCATTTCAATAGTGCCATCTAATTGTTTAGCCTTAACTTTTTGTTTTCCAACATCAAGCATCCCCGGACTTATATCTAATCCAATAATTTTATCGGCTTGTGTTTCGGCTAAATTTATAGCTAAATCTCCAGTTCCTGTAGCGATGTCTAATATGGTATTTGGTTTAGTATTTTTAACTAATTCTACAACTTTTTTACGCCATTTAATATCTATACCAAAAGAAATTACACGGTTTAAGTCATCGTAAGTACCTGAAATATTATCAAACATTTTAGTGACTTGTTCTTTTTTACCTAAGTCACTGTCTTTATAAGGGTTTACTTTTGTCAAATCAAAAATTTTTAAGCAAATATAAGTTATTCGGTATGTATTAAGAAACTTGGAAACAAATAATTATATTAATTGCAAAAGTCTACTTAAATTATAAATTCCACTATATTTGTTTTACTTTTTACGACATACCACACATGAAAATTATCATTGCAGGCGCTGGTGAAGTTGGATTTCATTTAGCAAAACTTTTATCTTA is a window of Formosa sediminum DNA encoding:
- the porT gene encoding type IX secretion/gliding motility protein PorT/SprT — encoded protein: MKKLVVVIFLFLISQSSFAQLFTREKILNNQNFDKDRFSYGYFLGFNNYGFDFEYEDGNDEKEAPQIQIEKSIGFSVGLLGNMRINDYFDLRFEPGLYITNRDLIFPEEYFTNLNYTYDADDLKREVKSTYIHLPLIIKLSAKRLNNFKPFITGGVSMSLNLNSNENNTEDNHSGQFRMTKNTYYYEIGFGIDFYLQYFKFTPSIRGIFALSDELVRDDSSEGPSPWTDNIASMKTQGLFVNFTFQ
- the ubiE gene encoding bifunctional demethylmenaquinone methyltransferase/2-methoxy-6-polyprenyl-1,4-benzoquinol methylase UbiE, with the protein product MTKVNPYKDSDLGKKEQVTKMFDNISGTYDDLNRVISFGIDIKWRKKVVELVKNTKPNTILDIATGTGDLAINLAETQADKIIGLDISPGMLDVGKQKVKAKQLDGTIEMILGDSENMPFADNTFDAITVAFGVRNFETLEKGLAEILRVLKPNGIFVILETSVPVKTPFKQGYKLYTNNIMPFIGKLFSKDKSAYKYLSDSAAVFPHGEALNNILKKIGFINVKDYPQTFGVATIYTSSKQ